From Spirochaetota bacterium:
ACGCGCGCACCACCTGTATCCCGGAGAATGTCTCCGAGAGGCGCGCAGTGAGCGCGGACACCTCCTCGCGAAGCTTCTTATGGAAGCGGCGCATGGTATTGAAGATGAAATAGGCGGCGACGACGACGACAGCGGCGAAGACGAGGCAGACGAGGGTAAGCCGCCAGTTGAGGAAGAAGAGCGATCCTAATCCGACCGTGAGCATGAGAATCGCGCGAAAGGGGCTGAAGAGGCCCATCTGCAGGAGCGCCGACATGCGCTCCGCATCGTTCTGCAGACGCGAGATGATGCCGCCGACCTTAAGCTCCTGCACCTTTTCCAGCGGCATGACCTGCAGGTGCTGCATCATTTTTCTTTTTATATTCGTCACGATAGTGCCGAGAAAGGTATTGATGATGTAGTCCTGCATGAAGTTGAGCGCTACGTTGGAAACGCCGATGCACAGGAGCACGGCGCAGAACGCCACGAGCACGCTGAGATCGCGCAGCGAGAGTATATTGTCGATGATGAATTTGCCCGACCACGGCATGACCGCCTGCAGGAGCGTATTCACGAGTATCATCACGAGTATGAACACGATACGCGAACGGCGCATTTTCAGTTCCGCGAAGTATCGCAGAAGCGTTGTCTTTATCGGCTTTTTCGGCTTATCCTGGGGTTTATCGTCCGACGCCGCGGCATCCGGTTTTCCCTTGTCCGCAGGAGGGGCGTCTTTTTTCTCGTCTTCGGGACCGTCCTTGTCCCCGAACAGACCCTTCTCCTTGATGAACGCGCGGTAGCGTTTACGGCTGGCCTCTTTCTCTTTCGGCATTCGATTTCCTGTACTTGCCGCCGTAAGCGGCGGCTCGGTACGCATACTATACTGCTCAACGCGCCAATAATCCAGTACTTATTTGACAACGATACTATTTTGACCGCAGTGTATTTCACTATTACACTGAGCGATGGTTACATATGCCACAAATAAAAGGATGCTGTCATGTTCTATCGACTCGTACTCGCACTATCAGTACTGATAGCTGCCGTTTCGTGCAGCGTGTTTCAGCCGCCGACCGTGCCCTTCAGTTCCTCTGCGGTGCCGATGTTCTTTTTCACCCCGACGAATTCTATTTTCTGGTATCAGCCGATCCCTGCAGTAACGAACATCGATGCCAATTCCGCTGTCATGATCGCGGATATGGTGAGGAACCGACCGCAGGGAACGCCGACCGCCAATCCGCATACCGCCGTATGCTATGCCGATGCATCGACAGCGCGATATAATGTGCCGGTCAATGCCGTCTATCCGCCGAACACCGGCATACGCAATGTCCCGATACCGGCATACATGCTCCCGCACAATGAATCCGACAGTCATGTTGCCATTATCGATGCCGCGGGAGGGTATTCGTATGAGTTCTGGCAGATGCGAATTCTCAACGGACGCTGGGTGGCAGGGAATGCTGCGATATTCAGTCTTGCCGGGAACGGGGTCAATCCGTTCATAAGTGCACGAGCCTCAGGGTTTTCGCTCCTCGCAGGGCTCATCTGGCCGCAGGAACTGTTCGCAACGAACATTCGGCATGCGCTCGTCATATCCTGGGCGAACACAAAAAAGGGAGGCCCCGTCGCGCCTGCCACATATTCGGATGGGCGAAGCGATGAAACCGGCGCAATACCGATGGGTGCGCTCATACGCCTCAAACCGGCATTTGTCATTACGTCCCTCTCCAATACGGATATGTATCAGCGCGCGATAATGGCAGCATTGCAGACCTACGGCGGTTATGTCTGCGATTCCGGCGGATTCAGCATTTACTGCGTAAGCCCGCAAAGTTATTCTTCCAATCCATATGTGGACGTGCCAAGCTACAATAAAGAGTTCAATACCATAGACCTGTCAATGCTTCCGATCGACCAGTTGGAAGTGATACACATGGGGCCGGTACTGGCGACATCGAACGGGTACACATACCCGGGGATGTACTACTAGCATGAGAGCGCTCATCGCAGCACTGTTCGCTTTTACTGCAGTCGCCATGTACGGCTCGGCAGGAACGAATGCTTCCGCAACGGACACGTGCGTCGAATGGCTGTACACCGAGGCGGCTGTTGCGGTCGAGGCCCGGCATATGTGGCGCGGCATCGAGATGTACGGGAACGGTGAGCCGGCGCTTATCGCCTATCTCGCAGCCGGGTTTTTGCCGCTGAACATCTATGCATCGGCGACCGGATCCTGGGCGCTCTGGGACCGCGGCGACCCGTATTACACATCGCTCTACGATCAGATCGCCTGGCGGCTTCACACCGACTGGACATTCTTCGATCGCTATCTCAATGTCGTCCTCGGAGCAACGCTCTATCAGAACACCGCATGGGAAGTCTCGCGCTACGGCGCAATGACATTCGAGATATTCTGGCGCATCGGCTGTCCTGCGATCTTCACGCACCCATCGCTTGAAGTGTATCACGATCTTACGCCGAATCAGACCGGCGCATACTGGGTCATCGATCTCAGGGAGACGTTCATCATATTTGCCCAGCCGGTAGAGGTGATTTTTGATTATGGGCATGCGGTCGGTTTCCAAAAGCAGATGTCATATAACTTTTTCAGCACCATTTTCGTGAACCCGCTGTACGCATTGCAGGATATCATCCCCACTGATCTTTCGCTCAGCGTGCGTGTCCCGTTCGCGCCGCATCCATTGGTGCGAATCACGCCGCAGGTAAAGCTTACGGTTACCGTCGATAAATTCCTCACGCGCGATCAGCTGTCATTCACCGGCGGCTGTTCAGCGCATTTCCTTCTGGGAATGTCGAATACAACGATGCAGCGCATGCATTGACGGCGGCAGGGAGAATGCATCAGTATGCGTAATGTCGCGATCATTGTTGTCATTGCATGCGGCATTGTGCCGGCATTGTCGGCGCCGCCGGACCTCGCCGCGGGATATATGTTCTTCTCGCCGGGTATTATCTCAAATCTTCAGTGCCGCAGGATGAAGGATACGGCAGCAGGCGATTTTTTTACTGCGGTGTTCCGGCTTGCGAACGATTCGAAAAACAAAAAACCGGCGGCTCAAACGATGCTCAGGATAGAAGGGCATCTGGGGTCAGAGGACGCCCGCATAGTCAACGACGACATGCTCGCCATCAATGCGTTCGGGCTGGATCATCAATTGAACCGCGACAACTCTTCGCGGGAACACGCGGAGCGATACCTGCTTGCCTGGGCGCGGACGTATCTGCCCACCGGCAATCCGATCGATGAGGAATATTTTCTCAAATACGCCGGCGGGTATGATCTGGTCCGGCACAGCATCGATACGGAGAACAAAGCTGTCATTGAGGAATTCCTGCGTCTCTTGTTCGAAACGGGTAAAGCATTCATTGCTGCGAAAAAAGGTTTTATCCCGAACGGGAATTTCGACAGCCGGCATCTGGCCCTATCCGCCGCGATCGCGTTCTGTCTTGATGATGCGGTGATGAAGCGCTATTGCGAGAACACATATAGAAGGCTCATCGATCACAACATCCTGCCCGGCGGCACCGTCCGGGAATTGTTCCCGGAGGCACTGTCCGATCTGCATGTGCGGAGGCGGGCGGATGAAGTGGTACCGAGGGGTGCGACCATCGACTTCGTTCAGCGGGATGCGATGGAGTATCATTGCGCAAGTGCAGCGGGATTGCTCACCGCGGTGCTGATCGCCCGCCGTCATCGTCTCGATTGGGGGGACATGAAAGCGGCGAACGGGCAGACTATCTTTGACGCGCTCGATTTCACCATTCCCTACGCCGCCGGCAGAAAAACGCATGCGGAATTCGCACGATCGCTTGCGGCCTTCGACGCAGAACATCATCGCGGGGGCATGTTCGATGCAGCGCGGGCCAGACAGCTGTTAGCCATGGCTGCCGTGCTGTCTGCCAGATACCGGGATTTTGCCGATCCGTCCGTTCTCCCGCCATTCGAACGCCTGCTATACTATGGGTTCTCCGACGCACCGTAGATTGCGTATGACGATCCATGATTGAGCGGACGCCGTCAGGGAAGGAAGATCAAAAGTCCGAACCGCGATGTGTCTTTATAATTATTATCATTCCCGCTCCAGAACGCCCGGCCCCGTTCTTGAAAATTCTTATCCATATCCCGTATCGCCGCCGAAAACCCGATGCTGCTTTTCCGCTCGACACCCATCGCGGCGAACGCATCCCACGGAATACCTATCTCCATGATATAGCCGTCAGCTGAACGCGTTGTTTTCATGGCAACGTGTTCAGCGGGAAATGCTTTATTCCCGGCGAATGACAGCGGTCCTTTGAGGACCTCGCCTTTTGACGAGGTCCCTTTCACGGTACAGACAAGCTGCAGATCATCGCGGTCAAAAATCGGTTTTGTAATATCCCCTTCGCGGTCAAGATCGAAAAAAAGCTCGACCGCATCCGTCTGCCAGCTTTCAAGCGGTTTTGTGCCGGTGAACTCGCGGAAATTCACGATCTCATTGTCTTTTACGGTAAAGAGGAAATAGACGGCCTTGTCATCATAGGCAGCGCTCATTGCCGCCAATGTTCCGACAGTATACCGCCGCTGCCACACGGGTTCATTCGCCTGTCCGTCGACCGTGATCGGTTCCGCCGTTCGATCCGCACCGATCATCGCAAGGGGGACAGTGACGAACAGCGTGTCTTTCAGCGTTTCAACGGATAGTATCATTCCGTTATCATCGTCGGGAATGCTGACGGGAAACGTGAACGCAATATCCTTGCTGCCGAATGACGGTATCGTGAATTCTTCTTCCGCTGGCCAGGATGGTATCCACGAAGGCTTGCGCTGTACGGATGCAACGCATAGCTGATGCTGCTGCCCGGCGTTTTTTACCGAAGCGAGGAGCACCGGTGTCGGCCCTGACAACGACAGTATCGTCCGCTCAATTTTGATCGGGCTGAGGCCTTTCACGGTCATTTTTGAAACGGCGAGCGCACATGCCTCTGCACTGACGCCTTTTGCAAAGATGTATCGCGGTCTCCTGTCGATCTTTATGGTCGTCCCTCCCGCGGCCGTCTGCACATCAATTTCACCGCCCATCATGTCGGCAACGCGTATTCCCGTGAGTGGAAGCGTACCCTCGGTATCCAATGCATCGTTCCAGTATACGGCGAACGGTCCCTTCGGCCGATCGAACACATAGGCGACGGTATTCCCTTCCACCGGTACTTCACGGAATATTTTTGCGGTATCGTAGATCTCTATCATGAAATTCTGGCCCATCATAGCGGCGTTCGGCGAGCCGTCGAAATTGATGAGCCCGAATTGCGGCGAACCCAGCCAGATACCGTAGGCGTCCAGATTGAACCAGCTCTGCCGTTCTATGCCGTTGGCCAGTTCATTCGCAAAATGCTTTGACATGAATATGATGCTGTGGTCGAACGGATGATCACTGCGGGACCCGGATTCCGGTCTGAAATAGTTCGGATAGCCGTAATCATCGAACATGGTCTTGCCGGATTCCGAATCCCATATCCGGAAGTCCTTGCCGGATATTTTTTTCGCCATCGCCTGCACCTGTCCGACATAGTCGCGGTCTTTCGTGTGATAGCCGTGCACTGCGATCGCGTCCATGAAATCGCCCGCGCCGATCTTCAGGCAGTTCTTAACCCAGCCGTACAGATCCCCGCCGATATCCCACGTGCCGGTCAGTCCCAGCACGGTCGCGGAGGGGTTCGCTTTTTTAATGTTTGTGTAGCACGCTTTCAGAAGCGTCAGATATTCGGCTTCGCGCATCTTCACACCGGGCTCATTCCAGCATTCCCAGTGATCTATCTTCCCTTTGTACCGCAGTGCGGCATCGTAGCAGAATTTCCCGAATGCATCGGGGTCCATGCGCGGCTTGTCTTTACCCCCGCTCGTGCCGCCGAGACTTTTCGGTCCGGTAAGCGTCCATTGCGGTCCAAAATACCACTGGTGATAATCGCCCTGCCCCGTGGGGAGGGCCATGAGTTCGAAGCCGTACCTGCGGTAGAGGTCGACGCAAAAGTCCGCATCATCCCACTGATATACGCCCTTGACATCATTGATCATTTTCATTTCCACCTGACCGTAGAAATGTATCCATTGCCAGCCGATGCTTTTCGCGAGTTTGGCATACACGTCCGGATGCACCCGCCATGCCGCCATCCGATAGCTGGGATCGGCCGGTGCCATGTACCATGACCGTGCAACTTCCATTGTTTCAATGCTTCCGCCGAAACGCTTCGATGTGAGACCGGTACTCAGGTCCTTTATACCGCCGTACATACGCTGCGCTTTTGCTTTTTCCGTCCCCGCGGTAACGACAGCTTCAATACGGTATTGTCTTCGTTCAACGGCAGGAAGGTCTATGCGCGCGCTGCCGAGTCCCTTCGCATCGAGCTGCATTGCCGCACGCATGCGCGACACGACAGTGCCGTTCAGCATATCGGTCACGGTTATCACGGCATCGGCCGTACTGCCGCCCCCGTACACCGCAGCGGAAATATCCGCCTGCGGTATTTCACCGACGGTATAGATGAGTGTCTGCCGGCTGGCGAAGTCGGACATATCTATGGAGGCATCGATCCGTACTGCCGGTGCATATTCGGCGAGCACGTTCTTTTCGATCTGGATGCCGTCGAGCCACACCGTCTCGAACACCGGTTTGGACGAGGAAAACAGGTCGAATCCGAGTGCATACATGCCATGCGTGCCGCCCTGCGTTTCCTTCACAACATCAGCGGCGACATCGAATTCAGCGACCATCCTTGTCCATTGCGTGGGAACCAACATCGTTTTTTGAAAAACATTCTTCCACCCGGACTTCAACGCCACAAGTACCGGAGTGTTCGCGACACTTGCTTTCGCGTAGAATGAAATGACTATGTGCGTTTTTTCCTTGAACGAGAGCGCCGGAAAGAACACCTGTACTGCATCCATGCCGGACGGATTCATGATCTTAAGCGACTTTGCGCCGTGCGCCGCCGTTTCTCCGGTCACCGCCGGCATGACAAAACGGTCCCAGTTACGGATAAATACGCCGGGGTTCGCGTCGTATCCCGCACGCCCGACCTCGAACGATGAATTCTCAATGATGAGATTTTCGGCACCGAGCGAAAGCACGCCGGCGATGACGATGAACGCTGCCCGGATAATGTTCCTCATGGTCATTCCGCCTTTCGCTGATCTATTTCTGCTGCGCATAGGAACGGGGGAAATCGTATATCTTGACATCATCGATGCATCCGGCATGTTTTTTTGTGTACACGCTTCCGACGCGGACACTGTACCTGTCATGCGCTTGTATATCCGTCGGCTCGACCGCCATGACCGCTTTCCATGCATCATCATCCTGCTCAATGGCAACGTCCTTTACGATGCCCGCAGGCGAGCCATCCACATAGAACGCGATGGACGATCTTCCCGGATTATCTATCTTCCACGTGAACGCGATATGATGCCACTCATTCGTCTGCCATGCTGTTATTTTTGTGTACTTTATCATCTGTCGAACGCCCGCTTTATCGCTCACAAGCAGAAAAAGACCCGCGCCCCACCCGTTGATGACACTGAACGAATGCGCGAACGAATCTTTTTCGCTTATCCCGGCGATCGGGGCAGTTGCGCGGAACATCGCCCAATTGTCTACGGCGGGATCGGTTGACGGGGCAAGCAGCTTTATCCTGAACTCGACGGTGCCCTGTTTCGGGTTCCAGTATTTCGACATCGGAAAATAGGCGAGCATGCCGCCGCTCATGCATTTCCCGCCGCGGTCGTCGTCCGCGAGCCCTTCGCCGCGAAGGAGCGCCCCGGCCGTCTCGATCTTTCCGCCGTTGAAATTCTCTTTTACCAGGCGCGACTCCGCTGCCAGCGGGAGACACATCAGAATAAGCATCATTATCCGTTGTAGCATACGAATTCCTTTGCCGGATTTTATTGTTGATGCAATGTACATCGCATTGTCCTTGAAGTAAATACGGCACATCATTGGGCTCATCGTACGGACGCCGTGAACGGAGAGCGCGCATCGATCCTGCAGGTAACGACGATGCCGTCCTTCGATGATGTTGCGCCCGCAGAACCGTATTTCATGCATCCGCCGGAAAGCGAATAATTCTTTCCTTTTACAATGCCGTGATCACTTTCACTGAGCGTGAATGAGACGTTCTGCGCCGCGGGGCTTATGTTGTACAATGCGATGCCGAGCTCGCCCTCGGGCGAACGCCATGCCGAAGCAAGCACGGCGGGCATTTCGATATCATAGCACTGATCGCTCCACCCGCGATACCATTTCACATCGACGGCGGGAGTTCCCCCCAGCGCCGGTTCACGAAGCATATCGCCGTAGAGAAGGAATTGCTTCGATGCTGCGTATGCCTCATATCTGCGCCGTGAGGATTCATACGCGATATCGCTGTTTTTATAGGTGAGGAACAGGTTTGGGATGTTCCAGCCGGCCTTTACGCCCCAGACGAATATCTGACCGAACTTTGCGACATAGCCCATCGCGTCCTTTTGCTCAACGTCCTGCCTGTTCACCCACGCGGAATACAATATTGTGCGGTCATGATACACGGCATGCGCGAGCGGAATGGGGAACGCATGGTCCTTGTGAAGATACTGGAACGTCGTATTGCATGACATGTAGGCATCAAGCTCCGCCATATTCCCTTCCCAAAAACTTTCCGCGGTAAAGCATACATCCGGATCTATACTCCGCGCCGCGTTCTTGAGCTCGCGTATGAGCTTTCGCTGTCCGTGAATGTAGCCGGTACCGCCGCCGCTGTCGGTGCTCTCAAGCGGATTGAAGTTAAGATACGTGCCGCCGTGATTCCCGGAATCAAGATATATCGACTTGAAACCGGCCGCCGCCATTTTTTCCACCGCAGCCTTGAGGCGTTTTGTCCACGTCTCTCCCGGATATGCTATCGCTGGCGTCAATTTCCCGAGTGGCCAGACAACACGCTGATCGTACAGATTACGCACGGTATGGTCCATGCCGTTGTCTTCCTGAAAGCTCGCTGCATTCGTGTCCCAGCAAATGCCCTGCAGATATCCCATGAGCGGATAGTGCGCTGCTTTCGCTTTCGCCATGTACGTTTCGGTCGCCGCATCGATGGGGAAAACATCCGGCGTCTCTTTTTCAAGCTCATGCGTCCTCGACCAATTGTAGGTGATAAGCCCCGTGTTCATGCCGCTGACGAGCGCTTTCATTTTATCGCCGTATATCTGCGATTGATCCTTGTTCACGCCCCAGAGCAGCCATTCGTCGATATCCTTGAACCACTTCGGTATCGTCCGTGTTGCGAGCGGTCCTTCGGCAGTCCATGTCTGCGTAAGCGCCCATGTACGATAGATGCGCGCCGCATCGTACCAATCCCCTGAAAAACATCGGATAACGGTTTCGTATGGAGTCGACCACTCCTGGGGGACCTTCTTCATGTTATTCGGCACATGAACGACGGCCCATGAGATCCCGCCCTCGTCCGCGGCGAGCACATAGCGTTTCGCGTTCTCCGCTCCGTCGAAGCAGCCGAGATACAGCCCCTCGCCGTTGTGATAGTACGCATCGAACTGCATGCTGTGGCCGGAGCGGTTGGGCTGAAATCGCCGCTTCTGACCGAGCACGCCGTTGTGTATCGGATCATGGATGAGACGCCCGTCGGAAGCCGGTGTTGCAAGTCTGTCGCGCGAGGTATCCTTATCGGATGGATATACCCCCCCGACGATGGGCGCTGTCAGATAGAACACGGTATAGTTCTTGCTGCGATTGATGATGCCCGCTGTGCTCCTGAGGAATGCATCGCCCGGAGCGAGCGATATCGATACCCACACATCGAGAACGCCGCTTTCAGCGCCGACAGCCATATTATTCCAATGATACGTTATCGAACCTTTCGATGTCTCGCTTGAACAGTCCGCCTTGAGCGCGCCAGCCCGCATGGTGAGGGTATCGCCGCCCGCATCATCCTTTGATGCCACGCGGTCATCCTGCTCGGGGTCGAGCGAGAGGGCCACCGTCGATGCGGCAGGGCGTGAATGTATGCTGCGGAGTTCGATCTCCCAGAGCGGCGGCACCTTCGCATTGATGAATTCGACGCCGTTCGCGCTGCGAATGCTCGCAATGCTGCCCCCCTCGGCTGGCGGCAGGAGCGCGATGCGGATATGCTCGTTCGCAAGTTCGGCACGCGATGTGCTTACCTCAGCGTTCACCAGGCGCGATAGATACGCCGGATACGCATCACCGGTTATCGTGCCTTCGCCTTTCATGCCGGCGCCGAAGGTGAGACTGTCGCCGAAGCAGACGATGATATCGCCTTTTTTTATTGTACCGATCGCCCTAGCGACTTCCGCCGCAAAGAGCGCATACCCCTCCGGCATATAGTGCACACCGTCGGCCGCCGAGTTCGCCTTGTTGCGGAGAAGCGATGTTTTGTCCTCTTTCGGTTCGCCGCGCGAACGAAAGACCGCGTTCAGATCGACAAGCGCCGCTTTTTGTTCAGCCGCCACTTCGCGCACGATGTTGTTGTATGCGTCTATCTTCGCGTTCGGCGACCCATCGGCAAAGAATTCTTTCTTATGACGGGAGAGCAGATATGCCTCGATGACCGGCGTGATGGTGACGAGCACGGGAAGCGCGCCTTTCTCCCGCACACGAGCGATCATCGTCGTCAGATTTTCACGATACGTTTGCGGCGCTACTGCATTGCCCGAGTTCACGCTGTCATTCATGCCGAAATACAGAACGACATGGGTCGGATCGAGCGCAAGCACATCGCTCTCCATGCGGGATAGCCCCTGCTTTGTATTGTTCCCGCCGATGCCTTTGTTGTGAACGGTTATACCTGCACTTTTCTGTACACTGTCCATGGTCCTATCTCCAGCAGAAACATTTATCGCCGAAATATCGCTGAAACGAACGCCCGGTTCATATGACCAGACGCCTGCTCCGCGCCCGGTGAACGAGGCGTCCTTCACCTCGAATTTTTTAACACCGTCGACGAATGCGGATGCAATGCCGCTCCTGATCGTTATCGTAAGTTCATATGAAGTATCCATTGCATGCGTTTCGCTCAAGCGCGCAACGATATCCGAGCGCACGCCGTTCTCCATTTTCTGCAGCGCCGTCTGCTTTGCGCTGATGAAAAACACGTAGCCGTTCCTCCCGTCGAGCATGCCGGCGGCCACACCGCTTCCGGACATTTTTCCTTCGACCGCTTTTACCTTTGCCGAGAATGAATATCCGCCGGAACCGGGAAGTTCGCGCCAGAGAAGGGCATCGAGTCCCTTGACTGACGTACATGCTCCGCTCCCGACGCTCCATGTTCCTTTCGCCGTCCGCCATTCCGGAGCACCATCGCTATCGTCCGCGTACTTTTGCAGGTCGTCCTTAAGAAGGACCGGATCATTTCCGGCAATGAGAAACATCGACATGACGGCCAGTGACAATGCAGCGCCAATGCGGTGCATCGGTCTCGATAGGTATGTCATTGCACTGCTCCTTGCCGGTCTTTCTAGGGACTCTTCGTTCAATGAATATACACCGCGGAATCAAATGGGGCAATCTCGATAAGCCCTCTTCGCTTCCGATCGCCGCCCGCTGGTGAACATACGTCAGCCCCCTCCGGCAGCCGTGCACGCTGCCGCTTCGCGGTGCGATTGAATACGAACGTCATCGTACGCTCGCCGCCGGTCAAGTCCCGCGTATACACACCGTTCCTGGCGGATCGTCCGGATGCGATCCCGTATCCGGAGAGTATACGCATGAGCATTACGGCATGCGGCGAAGCGTTCGTATCGCCGGCCGGTCTGTCGCCGAGCCAGTCGATGAATGATGCCCCGAACGCCGTACCGATGATGGTGTTCTGTCCCGATACACCCGCCGATCGTCCGTCGCACCAGGAAGCGAACGATCTCCCATGCTTCGGGATAAGCGAGCTTACAAAACCGTACGCGGGAACACGGACGCCGTGAGCGTTCATGCATGCGCCCCCTTTTTCAGCACGCACTCGTTCGACTATTTCTGCGCCGAACAGCTTCTTGCAGCGGTCCGACGGCCAATTGGAATGAAGCCAGGTGTTCTTCTGTCTGAGCCCGACGCCCTCCTCGGCGATGATATGCCCGCCGCGCGCGGAAAACGCTTCAAGCGCGGCGAGTGTTCTTTCGGAAGCCATGTACATCTGCGGTAGATAGAGGACGTTCACGCCAGCGGACTTTTCCGCAAGCGATCGGCTGTCGATGAAACGAGGTACATAGCCCATCTCCCGGAGCAGCGCGTATATCCCCATGAGCGACTTTTTATACAGGTACGGATATCC
This genomic window contains:
- a CDS encoding alginate lyase family protein, which codes for MRNVAIIVVIACGIVPALSAPPDLAAGYMFFSPGIISNLQCRRMKDTAAGDFFTAVFRLANDSKNKKPAAQTMLRIEGHLGSEDARIVNDDMLAINAFGLDHQLNRDNSSREHAERYLLAWARTYLPTGNPIDEEYFLKYAGGYDLVRHSIDTENKAVIEEFLRLLFETGKAFIAAKKGFIPNGNFDSRHLALSAAIAFCLDDAVMKRYCENTYRRLIDHNILPGGTVRELFPEALSDLHVRRRADEVVPRGATIDFVQRDAMEYHCASAAGLLTAVLIARRHRLDWGDMKAANGQTIFDALDFTIPYAAGRKTHAEFARSLAAFDAEHHRGGMFDAARARQLLAMAAVLSARYRDFADPSVLPPFERLLYYGFSDAP
- a CDS encoding sugar-binding protein, translating into MRNIIRAAFIVIAGVLSLGAENLIIENSSFEVGRAGYDANPGVFIRNWDRFVMPAVTGETAAHGAKSLKIMNPSGMDAVQVFFPALSFKEKTHIVISFYAKASVANTPVLVALKSGWKNVFQKTMLVPTQWTRMVAEFDVAADVVKETQGGTHGMYALGFDLFSSSKPVFETVWLDGIQIEKNVLAEYAPAVRIDASIDMSDFASRQTLIYTVGEIPQADISAAVYGGGSTADAVITVTDMLNGTVVSRMRAAMQLDAKGLGSARIDLPAVERRQYRIEAVVTAGTEKAKAQRMYGGIKDLSTGLTSKRFGGSIETMEVARSWYMAPADPSYRMAAWRVHPDVYAKLAKSIGWQWIHFYGQVEMKMINDVKGVYQWDDADFCVDLYRRYGFELMALPTGQGDYHQWYFGPQWTLTGPKSLGGTSGGKDKPRMDPDAFGKFCYDAALRYKGKIDHWECWNEPGVKMREAEYLTLLKACYTNIKKANPSATVLGLTGTWDIGGDLYGWVKNCLKIGAGDFMDAIAVHGYHTKDRDYVGQVQAMAKKISGKDFRIWDSESGKTMFDDYGYPNYFRPESGSRSDHPFDHSIIFMSKHFANELANGIERQSWFNLDAYGIWLGSPQFGLINFDGSPNAAMMGQNFMIEIYDTAKIFREVPVEGNTVAYVFDRPKGPFAVYWNDALDTEGTLPLTGIRVADMMGGEIDVQTAAGGTTIKIDRRPRYIFAKGVSAEACALAVSKMTVKGLSPIKIERTILSLSGPTPVLLASVKNAGQQHQLCVASVQRKPSWIPSWPAEEEFTIPSFGSKDIAFTFPVSIPDDDNGMILSVETLKDTLFVTVPLAMIGADRTAEPITVDGQANEPVWQRRYTVGTLAAMSAAYDDKAVYFLFTVKDNEIVNFREFTGTKPLESWQTDAVELFFDLDREGDITKPIFDRDDLQLVCTVKGTSSKGEVLKGPLSFAGNKAFPAEHVAMKTTRSADGYIMEIGIPWDAFAAMGVERKSSIGFSAAIRDMDKNFQERGRAFWSGNDNNYKDTSRFGLLIFLP
- a CDS encoding LamG-like jellyroll fold domain-containing protein; the encoded protein is MLQRIMMLILMCLPLAAESRLVKENFNGGKIETAGALLRGEGLADDDRGGKCMSGGMLAYFPMSKYWNPKQGTVEFRIKLLAPSTDPAVDNWAMFRATAPIAGISEKDSFAHSFSVINGWGAGLFLLVSDKAGVRQMIKYTKITAWQTNEWHHIAFTWKIDNPGRSSIAFYVDGSPAGIVKDVAIEQDDDAWKAVMAVEPTDIQAHDRYSVRVGSVYTKKHAGCIDDVKIYDFPRSYAQQK
- a CDS encoding DUF6259 domain-containing protein, yielding MTYLSRPMHRIGAALSLAVMSMFLIAGNDPVLLKDDLQKYADDSDGAPEWRTAKGTWSVGSGACTSVKGLDALLWRELPGSGGYSFSAKVKAVEGKMSGSGVAAGMLDGRNGYVFFISAKQTALQKMENGVRSDIVARLSETHAMDTSYELTITIRSGIASAFVDGVKKFEVKDASFTGRGAGVWSYEPGVRFSDISAINVSAGDRTMDSVQKSAGITVHNKGIGGNNTKQGLSRMESDVLALDPTHVVLYFGMNDSVNSGNAVAPQTYRENLTTMIARVREKGALPVLVTITPVIEAYLLSRHKKEFFADGSPNAKIDAYNNIVREVAAEQKAALVDLNAVFRSRGEPKEDKTSLLRNKANSAADGVHYMPEGYALFAAEVARAIGTIKKGDIIVCFGDSLTFGAGMKGEGTITGDAYPAYLSRLVNAEVSTSRAELANEHIRIALLPPAEGGSIASIRSANGVEFINAKVPPLWEIELRSIHSRPAASTVALSLDPEQDDRVASKDDAGGDTLTMRAGALKADCSSETSKGSITYHWNNMAVGAESGVLDVWVSISLAPGDAFLRSTAGIINRSKNYTVFYLTAPIVGGVYPSDKDTSRDRLATPASDGRLIHDPIHNGVLGQKRRFQPNRSGHSMQFDAYYHNGEGLYLGCFDGAENAKRYVLAADEGGISWAVVHVPNNMKKVPQEWSTPYETVIRCFSGDWYDAARIYRTWALTQTWTAEGPLATRTIPKWFKDIDEWLLWGVNKDQSQIYGDKMKALVSGMNTGLITYNWSRTHELEKETPDVFPIDAATETYMAKAKAAHYPLMGYLQGICWDTNAASFQEDNGMDHTVRNLYDQRVVWPLGKLTPAIAYPGETWTKRLKAAVEKMAAAGFKSIYLDSGNHGGTYLNFNPLESTDSGGGTGYIHGQRKLIRELKNAARSIDPDVCFTAESFWEGNMAELDAYMSCNTTFQYLHKDHAFPIPLAHAVYHDRTILYSAWVNRQDVEQKDAMGYVAKFGQIFVWGVKAGWNIPNLFLTYKNSDIAYESSRRRYEAYAASKQFLLYGDMLREPALGGTPAVDVKWYRGWSDQCYDIEMPAVLASAWRSPEGELGIALYNISPAAQNVSFTLSESDHGIVKGKNYSLSGGCMKYGSAGATSSKDGIVVTCRIDARSPFTASVR